The Methanooceanicella nereidis genome window below encodes:
- a CDS encoding cysteine peptidase family C39 domain-containing protein produces MKIINKPLSFVRTITFIIALSLINTIYPLRANIKNRAGGRSNLSLLPLPQVCQSTSHSCGASSLQSVLNYWGISKREDELMKLCNTSTDGTFPYDIVEVAQKLGLNAELRQNLTVKDLEMSVSKGIPVIVLVQAYKDDKGLSWADDWDDGHYMVIIGVDQRNVYLEDPELLGSRGFIPRDEFEGRWHSRERSHDGKLKEKFIRTGIFIRGKKPKYPRPFVRIC; encoded by the coding sequence ATGAAAATTATAAATAAGCCTTTATCATTCGTACGAACGATCACTTTTATCATAGCGCTATCGTTGATCAATACGATATATCCTCTAAGAGCTAACATTAAAAACAGGGCCGGCGGCAGATCAAACCTTTCTTTACTTCCATTGCCTCAGGTCTGCCAGAGCACTTCGCACTCCTGCGGGGCTTCATCGCTCCAGTCAGTCCTTAATTACTGGGGAATAAGCAAGCGTGAAGATGAATTGATGAAGCTGTGCAACACTTCGACTGACGGCACTTTTCCTTATGATATCGTTGAAGTGGCCCAAAAGCTGGGCCTTAATGCCGAGCTAAGGCAAAACCTTACTGTAAAAGACCTTGAGATGTCTGTAAGCAAAGGTATCCCTGTCATCGTGCTAGTCCAGGCATACAAGGACGACAAAGGGTTATCATGGGCAGATGACTGGGACGACGGGCATTATATGGTCATAATAGGTGTAGACCAGAGGAATGTTTACCTCGAGGACCCTGAATTGCTGGGCAGCAGAGGGTTCATACCAAGGGACGAGTTTGAGGGTAGATGGCACAGCCGCGAGAGATCGCATGACGGAAAGCTAAAAGAAAAGTTCATACGTACAGGCATATTCATACGGGGTAAAAAACCTAAATATCCCCGCCCCTTCGTACGCATATGTTGA